A region from the Acipenser ruthenus chromosome 56, fAciRut3.2 maternal haplotype, whole genome shotgun sequence genome encodes:
- the LOC117404308 gene encoding serine/threonine-protein kinase SBK1-like isoform X2 — MNPIPAADGDPIEELMLLMAQSLSSLEIREHFNVIKEIGRGKYGKVLLVTHRCRGTLMALKVMPKTSTKLQGFLREYCISLRVSSHPCIVGMFGIAFQSEEHYAFAQELVLGKDLFAVIEPRVGIPETAAKRCAQQIASALEFIHSKGLVHRDIKPENILLLDRACCRVKLADFGLAQKRGSQIQLISGTLPYMSPELCAVGVSSDHDSKSRTILSVETSLDTWAFAVVLFCLLTGYFPWERCAPNDCFYQEFAEWCQGEPGEWEVPSQWKRFSDSALAMFKKLLALRAQDRYPVTEVLAYLDEEWVKLPVAENRKEEEMTTEGCHGKGFSVCRTASHYGSPMQKDLQ; from the exons ATGAATCCGATCCCCGCGGCTGACGGGGACCCAATCGAGGAGCTGATGCTGCTGATGGCTCAGAGCCTGAGCAGCCTGGAGATCAGAGAACACTTCAACGTCATCAAGGAGATCGGGAGAGGGAAGTATGGGAAAGTGCTGCTGGTCACCCATCGCTGCAGAG GCACTCTAATGGCCCTGAAGGTGATGCCCAAGACCTCGACCAAGCTGCAGGGTTTCCTGCGCGAGTACTGCATCTCTCTGCGCGTGTCCAGTCACCCCTGCATCGTGGGGATGTTCGGCATCGCCTTCCAGTCTGAGGAACACTACGCATTCGCTCAAGAGCTGGTCCTCGGAAAAGACCTCTTTGCTGTCATCGAGCCTCGA GTGGGCATCCCAGAGACTGCGGCGAAGCGCTGTGCCCAGCAGATCGCCAGCGCTCTGGAGTTCATCCACAGCAAGGGGCTGGTCCACCGGGACATCAAACCCGAAAACATCCTTCTGCTGGACCGGGCCTGCTGTCGGGTGAAGCTGGCCGACTTTGGGCTGGCTCAGAAGAGGGGCTCGCAGATCCAGCTCATCTCCGGTACCCTGCCCTACATGTCGCCAGAGCTGTGTGCCGTGGGAGTCTCCTCCGACCACGACAGCAAGTCAAGAACGATCCTCAGCGTGGAAACCAGCCTGGACACCTGGGCCTTCGCCGTGGTCCTTTTCTGTCTCCTAACCGGATACTTCCCGTGGGAACGCTGCGCCCCCAACGACTGTTTCTACCAAGAGTTTGCCGAGTGGTGCCAAGGTGAGCCGGGAGAATGGGAGGTGCCCTCCCAGTGGAAACGCTTCAGCGACAGCGCGCTTGCCATGTTTAAGAAGCTGCTAGCACTAAGAGCCCAGGATCGCTACCCGGTCACTGAGGTGCTAGCTTACCTAGATGAGGAGTGGGTGAAGCTTCCTGTAGCAGAGAACCGGAAGGAAGAGGAAATGACGACTGAGGGTTGCCATGGAAAGGGATTCAGTGTGTGCAGGACAGCGTCTCACTATGGAAGTCCAATGCAAAAGGATCTGCAGTAA
- the LOC117404308 gene encoding uncharacterized protein LOC117404308 isoform X1 → MKFSFIIWMFAITLPVDSSKKPQIIVNPAKSGDVFVQCSWAGEKNSNDTFVLFKNKEKVDETHSDTFHIKTETSNSGNYTCRVSRNGLSSNASASEQVTIIAPPALSVSSSVSVRGADVTMHCSLSSSYQSTGWFFLYWDREEVQAQCVPVGDKSSTFTLTKIQEKQQGEYLCRYSTHSQTGWVLTEQSAPVNITVLDLPKPAISLETLLNPAGRNDITCSSARDYRNVTFYLHIQGESNHTEMKNAEASDNRVTFTDIKLTAGAYCTCWYEVLFLGKRFISPFSKRVPEVTEETELNTWIAIGVSSAAALMLLVCVAVLCVRRVKRGPTSRNTEMSQTQEEEEIVYASLNPSTLRKKDSTSLMQEEQAIYAAVVIK, encoded by the exons atgaaatttTCCTTTATCATTTGGATGTTCGCCATCACGCTGCCTGTTG ATTCCTCAAAGAAACCTCAAATAATAGTGAATCCTGCGAAATCAGGTGACGTTTTTGTTCAGTGTAGCTGGGCTGGGGAAAAGAACAGTAATGACACCTTtgtgctgtttaaaaataaagaGAAAGTGGACGAGACTCACAGCGACACATTTCACATCAAAACAGAGACCAGCAACAGCGGGAACTACACGTGCAGGGTTTCCAGAAACGGACTGTCTTCAAACGCCAGCGCTTCCGAGCAAGTGACAATAATAG CTCCTCCTGCTCTGTCTGTGAGCAGCTCTGTATCTGTGAGAGGAGCGGATGTGACAATGCACTGCAGCCTCAGCAGCTCATATCAGAGCACTGGCTGGTTTTTTCTTTACTGGGACCGCGAGGAAGTGCAGGCGCAGTGCGTACCTGTAGGAGACAAAAGCTCCACCTTCACCCTAACTAAGATACAAGAGAAACAGCAGGGGGAGTACTTGTGTCGCTACTCCACCCATTCACAGACCGGCTGGGTGCTTACTGAACAATCTGCTCCTGTGAATATAACTGTGCTCG ACCTCCCTAAGCCAGCGATCTCATTGGAAACACTGTTAAACCCAGCTGGAAGAAATGACATTACTTGTTCATCAGCCAGGGATTACAGAAACGTGACGTTCTATTTGCACATCCAGGGTGAATCGAATCATACTGAGATGAAGAACGCAGAGGCATCTGATAACAGAGTCACGTTTACTGATATAAAGCTTACAGCAGGGGCTTACTGTACCTGTTGGTATGAAGTCCTATTTTTAGGAAAGCGTTTCATTTCACCATTTAGTAAGCGTGTCCCTGAAGTAACAGAAG AAACAGAGCTCAACACATGGATTGCTATCGGGGTCAGCTCAGCTGCAGCGCTGATGCTTCTCGTGTGTGTCGCAGTTCTGTGTGTCCGCAGAGTCAAACGAGGACCTACCAGCAGG AACACAGAGATGTCGCAGACACAAGAAGAGGAGGAGATCGTTTACGCCAGTTTGAACCCAAGCACTCTGAGAAAAAAGGACTCAACTTCTCTTATGCAGGAAGAACAGGCAATTTATGCAGCTGTCGTCATCAAATAA